The following proteins come from a genomic window of Mycobacterium sp. DL:
- a CDS encoding TetR/AcrR family transcriptional regulator C-terminal domain-containing protein, translating to MQLHKRDVVEAATALLDNFGIADLSMRRLARELAVSPGALYWHFANKQELLGAVADRILQPITDQPGDWRARITGVCGQLRDALLSHTDGAELVSASFAAGQSAVMGDVLARLSAAAAEAGVAAAKAELAARTVVYYVLGFTADEQSRMQWDAAGADVVQTVWTENPSARFAFGLELLVDGIAAQSRAQV from the coding sequence GTGCAGCTCCACAAACGCGACGTGGTCGAGGCGGCGACAGCGCTCCTGGACAACTTCGGTATCGCCGACCTGTCGATGCGGCGACTGGCCCGCGAGCTCGCCGTCTCCCCCGGCGCGCTGTACTGGCATTTCGCCAACAAACAGGAGCTTCTCGGCGCGGTGGCCGATCGGATCCTGCAGCCGATCACCGACCAACCCGGTGACTGGCGGGCCCGCATCACCGGTGTCTGCGGGCAGTTGCGCGATGCCCTGCTGTCACACACCGACGGCGCCGAACTCGTGTCGGCCAGCTTCGCCGCAGGCCAGTCCGCGGTGATGGGCGACGTCCTGGCCCGGCTGAGCGCAGCGGCCGCCGAGGCGGGCGTGGCCGCGGCCAAGGCCGAACTGGCCGCCCGCACCGTCGTGTACTACGTTCTCGGCTTCACCGCCGACGAGCAGTCCCGGATGCAGTGGGACGCCGCGGGCGCCGACGTCGTCCAGACGGTCTGGACCGAGAACCCCAGCGCACGTTTCGCCTT
- a CDS encoding LysE family transporter yields the protein MTWQMWLAFFGAAIVIAVAPGAGAIQSMATGLTHGVKRGYWNILGLEVGLMLQLALVATGLGAAVASSMLAFTVIKWVGVAYLLYLAIRQWRAVAVDLTAQVDGAVSTGYRSMVVRGFLVNATNPKSLLFFLAVMPQFVVPTSPLLPQYLAIGTTMVAVDLVVMGLYTGLAVRLLTWLRTPRQQTALNRVFSGLFAAAALVLVFVRRGPAAA from the coding sequence GTGACCTGGCAGATGTGGCTGGCCTTCTTCGGCGCGGCCATCGTGATCGCCGTGGCGCCGGGAGCCGGCGCGATCCAGTCGATGGCGACGGGTCTGACACACGGCGTCAAGCGCGGCTACTGGAACATCCTCGGGCTCGAGGTGGGTCTGATGCTGCAGCTGGCACTGGTCGCCACCGGGTTGGGTGCCGCGGTGGCCAGTTCGATGCTGGCGTTCACCGTGATCAAGTGGGTCGGAGTGGCCTACCTGCTGTACCTGGCGATCCGGCAGTGGCGGGCCGTCGCCGTCGACCTGACGGCACAGGTCGACGGAGCCGTGAGTACGGGGTACAGGTCGATGGTCGTCCGGGGCTTCCTGGTCAACGCCACCAATCCGAAATCCCTGCTGTTCTTCCTAGCCGTGATGCCGCAGTTCGTCGTCCCGACCTCGCCGCTGCTGCCGCAGTACCTGGCCATCGGGACGACCATGGTCGCGGTGGATCTGGTTGTCATGGGCCTCTACACCGGTCTGGCGGTGCGCCTGCTCACCTGGCTGCGGACGCCGCGCCAGCAGACCGCGCTGAACCGGGTGTTCTCCGGTTTGTTCGCCGCCGCCGCTCTGGTTCTGGTGTTCGTGCGCCGAGGTCCCGCCGCGGCCTGA
- the nadC gene encoding carboxylating nicotinate-nucleotide diphosphorylase yields MTLTDVELTEARAVIARALDEDLRYGPDVTTLATVPVDALTTASVVSREPGVLAGVDLALMVLDELLGVDGYRIDHHEPDGARLGAGGVALTVHAPTRGLLTAERTMLNLVCHLSGIATTTAAWVEAVSGTSAQIRDTRKTLPGLRALQKYAVRVGGGVNHRMGLGDAALIKDNHVAAAGSVLAALREVRAAAPDLPCEVEVDSLEQLDEVLGEGVELVLLDNFPVWQTQIAVQRRDARSPETKLESSGGLSLHSAAEYAGTGVDYLAVGALTHSVRVLDLGLDL; encoded by the coding sequence ATGACACTCACCGACGTCGAGCTCACCGAGGCCCGCGCGGTCATCGCCCGTGCACTGGACGAGGATCTGCGCTACGGGCCCGACGTGACCACGCTGGCCACAGTGCCCGTCGACGCGCTGACCACCGCGTCGGTGGTGTCCAGGGAGCCGGGGGTGCTCGCCGGTGTGGACCTCGCGCTGATGGTTCTCGACGAGCTGCTCGGCGTCGACGGATACCGCATCGACCATCACGAACCGGACGGCGCACGACTCGGTGCCGGCGGAGTGGCCCTGACCGTGCATGCCCCGACCCGGGGTCTGCTCACCGCCGAGCGCACGATGCTCAATCTGGTGTGTCACCTGTCGGGCATCGCCACCACCACGGCGGCCTGGGTGGAAGCGGTGTCGGGCACCTCGGCTCAGATCAGGGACACCCGTAAGACACTGCCCGGACTCCGCGCGCTGCAGAAGTACGCGGTGCGGGTGGGCGGCGGTGTCAACCACCGGATGGGCCTGGGTGACGCAGCACTGATCAAGGACAACCACGTGGCCGCCGCAGGGTCGGTGCTGGCCGCCCTGCGCGAGGTGCGCGCCGCGGCACCGGATCTCCCGTGCGAGGTCGAGGTCGATTCGCTCGAGCAACTCGACGAAGTTCTCGGCGAGGGCGTGGAACTGGTTCTGCTCGACAACTTTCCGGTGTGGCAGACGCAGATCGCCGTGCAACGCCGCGACGCACGCTCCCCGGAGACGAAGCTGGAATCGTCGGGCGGTCTGTCGCTGCACAGTGCCGCGGAGTACGCGGGCACGGGAGTGGACTACCTGGCGGTCGGCGCGCTCACGCACTCCGTGCGGGTGCTCGACCTCGGATTGGATCTCTGA
- a CDS encoding L-aspartate oxidase: MTPSCGGAGMWRQRADVVVIGTGVAGLAAALAAHRRGRRVVLLSKVGETATFYAQGGIAVVLPDAFHDDGDSIEAHVADTLAAGGGLCDPDAVRSIVADGYRAVAELVAAGAHFDEAAPGRWALTREGGHSRRRIIHSGGDATGAEVQRALDYAATHLDVRRNHVALELLVESDAVAGVLVLSDDGPGVIYAPSVILATGGLGHLYQATTNPEGSTGDGVALAMWAGLPVTDLEFVQFHPTMLFDVHGGGRRPLITEALRGEGAKLVDALGDPVTEGVHPMGDLAPRDVVAGAIHARMSATGDPCVYLDARSITDFARRFPTVTAACRQAGIDPTRQPIPVVPGAHYSCGGVQTDVFGRTDLVGLFAAGEVARTGMHGANRLASNSLLEGLVVGGRAGDSAAAHAQDAGPRPAVTPDLPVRPAMARADLQRAMSLHASVVRSGDGLRDLVDLLDQACLRKIGSRTDFEDAALTSTATVVAAAAAARTESRGCHHRSDFPDVDPAQAVSVPRAAAGLARSAVGC, from the coding sequence ATGACGCCATCCTGCGGCGGCGCCGGCATGTGGAGGCAGCGTGCCGACGTGGTCGTCATCGGCACGGGCGTCGCCGGACTTGCCGCCGCGCTGGCCGCGCACCGGCGTGGACGCAGAGTGGTGCTGCTGAGCAAAGTCGGTGAGACCGCCACGTTCTACGCACAGGGTGGGATCGCCGTTGTGCTGCCGGACGCCTTTCATGACGACGGAGACTCGATCGAGGCCCACGTCGCCGACACCCTGGCCGCGGGCGGGGGACTGTGCGATCCGGACGCTGTCCGCTCGATCGTCGCCGACGGTTACCGCGCCGTGGCCGAATTGGTCGCCGCCGGGGCACATTTTGACGAAGCGGCACCGGGGCGGTGGGCGCTGACCCGCGAGGGTGGGCATTCCCGTCGACGCATCATCCACTCCGGCGGGGACGCCACGGGCGCCGAAGTCCAGCGAGCGCTGGACTACGCTGCGACCCACCTCGACGTCCGTCGTAACCATGTGGCGCTGGAACTGCTGGTCGAGTCCGACGCCGTCGCCGGGGTGCTGGTGCTCAGCGACGACGGCCCGGGGGTCATTTACGCGCCGTCGGTCATCCTCGCCACCGGAGGCCTGGGGCACCTCTACCAGGCCACCACCAACCCCGAGGGCTCAACGGGTGACGGTGTCGCGCTGGCGATGTGGGCCGGGCTGCCGGTCACCGACCTGGAGTTCGTCCAGTTCCACCCGACCATGCTGTTCGACGTTCACGGTGGCGGGCGGCGTCCGCTGATCACCGAAGCTCTGCGCGGAGAGGGGGCGAAATTGGTTGATGCTCTGGGGGATCCGGTGACCGAAGGGGTGCACCCGATGGGCGACCTGGCGCCTCGCGACGTGGTCGCCGGCGCGATCCACGCGCGGATGAGCGCCACCGGTGATCCCTGCGTGTATCTCGATGCGCGGTCGATCACCGACTTCGCCCGACGGTTCCCGACAGTCACCGCGGCCTGCCGGCAGGCGGGTATCGATCCGACACGCCAACCGATCCCCGTGGTGCCCGGAGCCCACTACAGCTGTGGCGGAGTGCAGACGGATGTCTTCGGCCGCACCGACCTCGTGGGACTGTTCGCGGCCGGTGAGGTGGCGCGGACCGGGATGCACGGCGCCAACCGCCTGGCCTCCAACAGCCTTCTCGAGGGACTGGTCGTCGGCGGGCGTGCCGGTGACTCCGCCGCGGCTCACGCGCAGGATGCCGGCCCCCGTCCGGCGGTGACTCCGGATCTCCCGGTACGCCCCGCGATGGCCCGCGCCGACCTGCAACGCGCCATGAGCCTGCACGCATCGGTCGTGCGAAGTGGCGACGGACTACGGGACCTGGTCGATCTGCTGGACCAGGCATGTCTTCGAAAGATCGGATCTCGCACCGATTTCGAGGATGCAGCCTTGACCTCGACCGCAACCGTCGTCGCGGCGGCGGCAGCGGCACGCACAGAATCCCGCGGCTGCCATCATCGTTCGGACTTCCCTGATGTGGATCCGGCGCAGGCGGTCAGCGTGCCGCGCGCCGCTGCCGGACTGGCCCGCAGCGCGGTGGGTTGCTGA
- a CDS encoding DUF2567 domain-containing protein gives MFAPRSGRFEGPGAVPVNEPTVSRRRAALIVVAGLTLVGALVGALWAWLAPPIRGVVALTRAGDRITASLGNESDHWFAAAFLVIGMLGVVAVVAAVLVWQWRAHRGPVMVAALAVGGVAAAAVAAGVGALAVRLRYGTIDVAAAPVTEENRVHYVVEAPAVFFGHSPLQIAATLLFPAGVAALVYLLAATATPRDDLGAWPPVEYPVLTTDRTATVADVPPVAPSSPSP, from the coding sequence ATGTTCGCGCCACGGTCTGGTCGATTCGAAGGACCTGGAGCTGTACCGGTGAACGAGCCGACGGTGTCGCGGCGGCGCGCGGCGTTGATCGTCGTCGCGGGACTGACCCTGGTGGGTGCGCTCGTCGGAGCCCTGTGGGCGTGGCTGGCGCCGCCGATCCGCGGGGTGGTCGCGTTGACGCGGGCCGGAGACCGGATCACCGCCTCACTGGGCAACGAGTCAGACCATTGGTTCGCGGCCGCGTTCCTGGTCATCGGCATGCTCGGTGTCGTGGCTGTGGTCGCGGCAGTTCTGGTGTGGCAGTGGCGCGCTCACCGCGGACCGGTGATGGTCGCGGCACTGGCCGTCGGCGGGGTGGCCGCAGCCGCGGTCGCGGCCGGAGTGGGTGCTCTCGCCGTCCGGCTTCGGTACGGGACCATCGACGTGGCCGCGGCACCGGTGACGGAGGAGAACCGGGTGCACTACGTCGTCGAAGCGCCCGCCGTGTTCTTCGGCCACTCGCCGCTGCAGATCGCTGCGACACTGTTGTTCCCCGCCGGGGTCGCGGCGTTGGTCTACCTGTTGGCCGCGACGGCGACTCCGCGCGACGATCTCGGCGCCTGGCCGCCGGTCGAGTACCCGGTGCTGACTACTGATCGAACTGCGACAGTGGCTGACGTTCCACCCGTCGCCCCGTCATCACCTTCACCGTGA
- a CDS encoding nitroreductase family deazaflavin-dependent oxidoreductase: MSELPRMFPEWLDRIQIKYLNPVLKPFGGRVPGLSVIKHRGRTSGRPYETVVTAYRKNNELAIVLGHGKTDWARNVLAAGEADVTLFRDEVHIVNPRIVPNGDDVVALPAMARRQAKRIAVFVADIA; this comes from the coding sequence ATGTCGGAGCTACCGCGGATGTTCCCGGAGTGGCTGGACAGGATCCAGATCAAGTACCTCAACCCGGTCCTCAAACCGTTCGGGGGCCGGGTGCCGGGGCTGTCCGTCATCAAACACCGAGGTCGCACGTCTGGTCGGCCCTACGAGACAGTGGTGACCGCATACCGCAAGAACAACGAGCTCGCGATCGTGCTCGGGCACGGCAAGACCGACTGGGCCAGGAACGTCCTCGCCGCCGGCGAGGCCGACGTGACGCTGTTCCGTGACGAAGTCCACATCGTCAACCCGAGGATCGTGCCCAACGGCGACGACGTCGTCGCGCTACCGGCGATGGCACGACGCCAGGCGAAGAGAATTGCGGTGTTCGTCGCGGACATCGCCTGA
- the nadA gene encoding quinolinate synthase NadA — translation MTVIDQLPTNHLIDRVVDGPGGFSGVDGDAEWAAEVRRLVDLRGATLLAHNYQLPAIQDVADHVGDSLALSRIAAEAPEGTIVFCGVHFMAETAKILSPAKTVLIPDQRAGCSLADSISAEELRAWKAEYPGAVVVSYVNTTAAVKAETDICCTSSNAVDVVASIPEGREVLFCPDQFLGAHVRRVTGRKNIHVWAGECHVHAGINGDELADQARAHPDAELFVHPECGCATSALYLAGEGSFPADRVKILSTGGMLDAARETRARQVLVATEVGMLHQLRRAAPDVDFQAVNDRASCKYMKMITPAALLRCLVEGADEVRVAPDVAAAARRSVQRMIEIGQPGGDE, via the coding sequence ATGACCGTGATCGATCAGTTGCCGACGAACCATCTGATCGACCGGGTCGTTGACGGTCCGGGCGGATTCTCCGGAGTCGACGGCGACGCGGAATGGGCCGCGGAGGTGCGCCGCCTCGTCGATCTTCGCGGTGCGACGCTGCTCGCGCACAACTATCAGTTGCCGGCCATCCAGGATGTCGCCGACCACGTCGGCGACTCGCTCGCACTCTCGCGTATCGCCGCCGAAGCCCCCGAGGGCACGATCGTGTTCTGCGGGGTGCACTTCATGGCCGAGACCGCGAAGATCCTGTCGCCGGCGAAGACGGTGCTGATTCCGGACCAGCGTGCCGGATGCTCGCTGGCGGACTCGATCTCCGCCGAGGAACTGCGCGCCTGGAAAGCCGAATACCCTGGTGCCGTTGTCGTCTCGTACGTCAACACCACCGCCGCGGTCAAAGCGGAGACCGACATCTGCTGCACGTCGTCCAACGCCGTCGACGTCGTCGCCTCGATCCCCGAGGGCCGCGAAGTGCTGTTCTGCCCCGACCAGTTCCTGGGCGCGCATGTCCGCAGGGTCACCGGTCGCAAGAACATTCACGTGTGGGCGGGCGAGTGCCATGTGCACGCGGGCATCAACGGTGACGAACTCGCCGACCAGGCGCGCGCCCACCCCGACGCGGAACTGTTCGTGCACCCCGAATGTGGTTGCGCGACTTCGGCTCTCTATCTCGCGGGTGAAGGTTCCTTCCCCGCTGACCGGGTCAAGATCCTGTCCACAGGCGGGATGCTCGACGCCGCCCGCGAAACCCGGGCGCGTCAGGTTCTGGTGGCCACCGAGGTCGGCATGCTGCACCAATTGCGGCGTGCGGCACCGGATGTGGACTTCCAGGCCGTGAACGACCGCGCCTCGTGCAAGTACATGAAGATGATCACTCCGGCGGCGCTGCTGCGTTGCCTGGTCGAAGGCGCAGACGAAGTCCGGGTGGCTCCGGATGTGGCGGCGGCCGCCCGACGCAGCGTGCAGCGGATGATCGAGATCGGGCAGCCCGGCGGCGACGAATGA
- a CDS encoding lipase family protein translates to MDLGSVARSTGAEWFGQAPHQPLQRRARPVVPAHDSFYQPPSGFEHALPGTVLRSRDVELAFLGFIPQKFHATQLLYRTTDLNGEPHATVTTVVVPTEKASSGPTPVVSYQCAIDAVAGRCFPSYALRRGAKALGAVAQFEFLLIVAALAEGWAVSVPDHEGPTGMWGAPYEPGYHVLDGVRAAINHNALGLTPESPIGLWGYSGGGLASAWAAEVQGTYAPELNVVGAVLGSPVGDLGHTFKRLNGSIYSALPAMVVAALTHIYPELDRIISEHATDEGKATLARIEKMTTAHAMLRLAGKDMADLIDRPLEEILLTPEVQHVFDSIKLGTCAPKPPVLIVQAVHDRIISVDDIDELTETYTRGGASVTYHRDMLSEHLLLHPMSAPMTLRWLRDRFAGRPLRAHIARTKWPTLLNPSTYRGMLTLGVITVKVMTGRRVERQPLSQFDQ, encoded by the coding sequence ATGGACTTGGGCAGTGTGGCGCGGTCGACCGGAGCCGAGTGGTTCGGTCAGGCTCCCCACCAGCCACTACAGCGCAGAGCGCGCCCGGTGGTTCCCGCCCACGACTCCTTCTATCAACCGCCGTCCGGGTTCGAGCACGCCCTCCCGGGAACCGTTCTGCGATCCCGTGATGTCGAGCTTGCGTTCCTGGGCTTCATCCCGCAGAAGTTCCACGCCACCCAGCTGCTCTATCGCACCACCGATCTCAACGGAGAGCCGCACGCCACCGTCACCACCGTCGTGGTCCCCACCGAGAAGGCGTCCTCTGGGCCGACACCCGTCGTCTCCTATCAGTGCGCCATCGATGCGGTGGCCGGGCGGTGCTTCCCGTCCTACGCGCTGCGGCGGGGCGCCAAGGCCCTCGGCGCGGTGGCGCAGTTCGAGTTCCTGCTGATCGTGGCGGCGCTTGCCGAAGGCTGGGCCGTGTCGGTTCCGGACCACGAAGGCCCGACCGGCATGTGGGGCGCCCCGTACGAACCCGGTTATCACGTGCTGGACGGGGTGCGCGCCGCGATCAATCACAACGCGCTGGGCCTGACGCCCGAATCGCCGATCGGGCTGTGGGGTTACTCAGGGGGCGGGCTGGCCTCGGCGTGGGCAGCGGAGGTGCAGGGCACCTACGCCCCGGAACTCAACGTCGTCGGTGCGGTGCTCGGGTCTCCGGTCGGCGACCTCGGCCACACGTTCAAACGCCTCAACGGCAGCATCTACTCGGCGCTGCCCGCCATGGTCGTCGCCGCGCTGACCCACATCTATCCCGAACTCGATCGCATCATCTCCGAACACGCCACCGACGAGGGCAAGGCGACGCTCGCCCGCATCGAGAAGATGACGACCGCTCACGCCATGCTGCGGCTCGCCGGTAAGGACATGGCCGATCTGATCGACCGGCCGCTCGAGGAGATCCTGCTGACCCCGGAGGTTCAGCACGTCTTCGACAGCATCAAGCTCGGAACCTGTGCGCCCAAGCCTCCGGTGTTGATCGTGCAGGCGGTGCACGACCGGATCATCTCCGTCGACGACATCGACGAGCTGACCGAGACCTACACCCGCGGCGGCGCGAGCGTCACCTATCACCGCGACATGCTCAGCGAGCACCTGCTGCTGCATCCGATGTCGGCGCCGATGACACTGCGCTGGCTCCGGGACCGATTCGCCGGGCGGCCGCTGCGGGCGCACATCGCGCGGACAAAATGGCCGACACTGCTCAATCCGTCGACCTACCGGGGAATGCTCACCCTCGGCGTGATCACGGTGAAGGTGATGACGGGGCGACGGGTGGAACGTCAGCCACTGTCGCAGTTCGATCAGTAG
- a CDS encoding NUDIX domain-containing protein yields the protein MAHISTDHEVLAAVFQVRRADLPSTDRKAALHVLLWQRALSPERGKWSLPGGRLGVDEDMTTSVRRQLAEKVDLRELAHLEQLAVFSDPDRVPRRRTIASTFLGLVPSPATPELPSDTRWHPVSDLPPMAFDHGPMVEHAHNRLVAKLSYTNIGFALAPGEFALSTLRDIYSAALGHPVDATNLQRVLERRQVITRTGTTARSGRSGGRPAALYRFTESRYRVTDEFAALRPPG from the coding sequence ATGGCCCATATTAGCACCGACCACGAGGTCTTGGCCGCCGTGTTCCAGGTGCGCCGCGCCGACCTGCCCAGCACCGATCGAAAAGCTGCACTTCACGTGCTGTTGTGGCAGCGTGCGCTCAGCCCCGAGCGCGGTAAGTGGTCATTGCCCGGCGGCCGGTTGGGCGTGGACGAGGACATGACGACCTCGGTCCGACGCCAACTCGCGGAGAAGGTGGACCTGCGCGAACTCGCCCATCTCGAGCAACTCGCCGTGTTCTCGGACCCGGACCGGGTTCCGCGCCGCCGCACCATCGCCTCGACATTCCTCGGCCTGGTGCCCTCCCCCGCCACGCCGGAACTGCCGTCGGACACCCGCTGGCACCCGGTCAGCGATCTGCCACCCATGGCGTTCGACCACGGCCCGATGGTCGAGCACGCGCACAACCGCCTCGTCGCCAAGCTGTCCTACACGAATATTGGATTCGCGCTGGCACCAGGTGAATTCGCGCTTTCGACGTTGCGTGACATCTACAGCGCGGCACTGGGCCACCCCGTCGATGCGACCAACCTGCAGCGCGTGCTGGAGCGTCGACAGGTGATCACCCGGACCGGCACCACCGCCCGATCGGGCCGCAGCGGCGGTCGACCGGCGGCGTTGTACCGATTCACCGAATCGCGCTATCGCGTCACCGACGAGTTTGCTGCCCTGCGCCCTCCCGGGTGA
- the bioB gene encoding biotin synthase BioB translates to MSDILAVARQQVLERGEGLDQDQTLQVLQLPDERLDDLLALAHEVRMAWCGPDVEVEGIISLKTGGCPEDCHFCSQSGLFASPVRSAWLDIPSLVEAAKQTAKTGATEFCIVAAVRGPDERLLAQVAAGIEAIRNEVDIQIACSLGMLDQQQVDQLAAMGVHRYNHNLETARSYFTNVVTTHSWEERWGTLEMVREAGMEVCCGGILGMGESLEQRAEFAANLAELDPHEVPLNFLNPRPGTPFGDLEVLPASEALKAVAAFRLALPRTMLRFAGGREITLGDLGAKKGILGGINAVIVGNYLTTLGRPAEADLELLDDLQMPIKALNASL, encoded by the coding sequence GTGAGCGACATCCTGGCGGTGGCCCGACAGCAGGTGCTGGAACGAGGTGAGGGCCTCGACCAGGACCAGACCCTGCAGGTGCTGCAACTGCCGGACGAGCGTCTCGACGATCTGTTGGCGCTGGCGCACGAGGTCCGGATGGCGTGGTGCGGACCGGACGTCGAGGTCGAGGGCATCATCAGCCTCAAGACCGGCGGTTGCCCGGAGGATTGCCACTTCTGTTCTCAGTCAGGGCTTTTCGCCTCTCCGGTGCGCAGCGCCTGGCTCGACATCCCGAGCCTGGTGGAAGCCGCCAAGCAGACCGCCAAGACCGGGGCGACGGAATTCTGCATCGTCGCGGCGGTGCGCGGGCCGGATGAACGCCTGCTGGCGCAGGTCGCCGCAGGCATCGAGGCGATCCGCAACGAGGTCGACATCCAGATCGCCTGCTCGCTGGGCATGCTCGATCAGCAGCAGGTCGATCAGCTCGCGGCGATGGGCGTGCACCGCTACAACCACAATCTCGAGACCGCCCGCTCGTACTTCACCAACGTTGTCACCACTCATTCCTGGGAAGAGCGTTGGGGCACACTGGAAATGGTGCGCGAGGCGGGCATGGAGGTGTGCTGCGGCGGCATCCTGGGCATGGGGGAGTCGCTGGAGCAGCGGGCGGAGTTCGCGGCCAACCTCGCCGAACTCGACCCGCATGAGGTCCCGCTGAACTTCCTCAACCCGCGCCCGGGGACCCCGTTCGGGGACCTGGAGGTGCTGCCGGCGTCCGAAGCGCTCAAGGCGGTGGCGGCGTTCCGCTTGGCGCTGCCGCGCACGATGCTCCGTTTCGCCGGTGGCCGGGAGATCACGCTGGGTGACCTGGGTGCCAAGAAGGGGATCCTGGGCGGTATCAACGCCGTCATCGTCGGCAATTACCTGACCACTCTCGGCCGACCGGCCGAGGCGGACCTGGAATTGCTCGACGACCTGCAGATGCCGATCAAGGCGCTGAACGCCAGCTTGTGA